The Sulfolobus acidocaldarius DSM 639 genome has a window encoding:
- a CDS encoding class I SAM-dependent methyltransferase: MKNVEDRKISPFILSLPLRRLIESEDDFIDYVKPGMVVLDHGCGPGYYTFSLARKVGNKGLVYALDSDERQIRILSSKLEREGITNVKTFVSRDLSPIPSNSIDFVLSKDVLCCTVLHKELADEIKRVLKPGGLAFVSIRKGFGPDPRNISAKELFSLFPDSVKRYQGLLSAWVLYKK; encoded by the coding sequence ATGAAGAACGTAGAAGACAGAAAAATAAGTCCATTTATACTTTCTTTACCATTAAGGAGGTTAATTGAAAGTGAAGACGATTTCATAGATTACGTTAAACCAGGTATGGTAGTTCTGGACCATGGTTGTGGTCCAGGTTACTATACATTTTCCTTGGCTAGAAAGGTTGGTAATAAAGGGTTAGTTTATGCTTTAGATTCTGATGAAAGGCAAATAAGGATTCTATCCAGCAAACTGGAGAGAGAAGGGATAACAAATGTGAAAACCTTCGTGTCAAGAGACCTTTCTCCAATACCATCAAACTCCATTGATTTTGTCCTTTCCAAGGACGTATTATGCTGTACTGTTTTGCATAAAGAGTTGGCTGATGAAATAAAGAGAGTTTTAAAGCCTGGCGGTTTAGCGTTTGTTTCAATTCGGAAGGGATTCGGTCCTGACCCCAGGAATATAAGCGCCAAAGAGTTATTCTCGTTATTTCCTGACAGTGTAAAAAGGTATCAAGGTCTATTGTCCGCATGGGTGTTATATAAGAAATAA